TTGTCCAAATAAGGAGAAGAATAAATTATCCCTTTTTTCTCTAAAGCTTTCTTGTACCATTCCCTCTGAGTACCGTCATATCCAGCTGGAGGCACCCATCCACCAGCATCAATGAGACTTTTATCTGCTAGCACAATATATATGTCTGTAGCAGATTTATTATCCTTTAATTTTTGCTGAAGATAACTAAGTACGTTATCCTTTTGTGCAATATTTATGTTTTCCACAGAATCTCCAATTTCATTTACTATTTTTCCATATCCATCAAACCACTTATCAATTGTCTCTGCATACTTGTCTGATGAAACTAAAATTTTATCTTTGGATTGATTTGTAACAACCTTATAAGATATGTAATATGTAACTGCAGACGATATCAATAAACTAAAAACACATATTAATGAAGCAAGTACTACTATTTTTGATTTAATACTTTTCATAAATAATCTCCTATTTTGTTATATTTTTCTTAAATTATTATGGCTATCACAATAAAACGTATCAACTTAAAGGGGCTGCCGCACTAAGAAATTTACATACAATATATTGCTTTATAAGCCACTTGCTAATACAATATGTTGTAGAATTTATTTTTAGTTCTACAGCCCCCCAATATCAATACATTTCATCATAAAATTATTGTAAATTACTATTTATTTTAATTTTTCATCTATAATTTCCATAATTTCTTTCTTTTTACCAGTGCTTTTTTTCAACAGCTTGCTGCATTCATCCATCATTTTTTTCTTATAAACTTCATCTTTGATACCCTGAATGTTTATCTTTACATTAAGTAAAGCTCCTTCTATTGCCGTCTCTGTCAATGAAGCTGCAACACCAGCATCTGAAATTGCATTTTTGTTTCCATAATTTACTGCTATTTCTATGTAAGAATACAGTTTGTAAGCACTTTTAGCTACTTCAAAAGGTATATTTTGTGCATTTTCATTACCTTTTTTTATAGCTTCTTTTCTAACCTTTATTTCTTCTTCTGTTTTTTTAGGCATCTTGTATGCCTTCATCACAGATAAAAAAGCATCTGTGTCTTTTTCCATAAAATTCAAGAAATCTTTTTTACACAAGGTTACTTCCTCTAAGGAAGTATCAATATTCTTTTTTATAGAATCATCATATTCTAAATATTCCTTCTTACCTATAGTCAAATTAAACACCATACTTGCTAGAGCACCAGCCATACTTGCTGAAAGAGCAGCAATGCTTCCACCACCTGGTGCTGGTGAATTAGAACCCAATTCTTCTATAAAATCTTTTAATTTTAAATCTTGCAGCATATTTTCTCCCCCTAAAATAAAATATCTACTCCATTTTCTAATACACTAATTGTCCATTTTTCACTACAACTGTGCCATTCTTTACTACGGTATCTACTGCATTTACACCAAAATGATAGATTAAATAATCTAGGTTTTTGGCATTAAATATAGATATATCGGCTTTTTTGCCTTTTTCTATACTCCCTATTTCTTTCTCTCTTGAAATTGCAGTTGCTGCATTTATTGTCATTGCATTTATTATTTCTTCTGGCAGCATCTTAAGTCCAAAGCATGCAAAAGTCATTGTGCTTTGAAGAGACTCTGTAGGAGAAGTACCTGGATTGCAGTCTGTAGCTAGTGCAACTATTACTCCTTCTTCTATCATCTTTCTTGCTCTTGCAAATTTATTTAACATCAAATAAAAAGAAGTCGTAGGTAAAAGTACTGCAACTACTTTGTTATCTGCCAGTGACTTTATTCCTTCATCAGAAGCTGACACTAAATGCTCTGCAGACACTGCCTTAATTTCACCTGCAAGTTCTGCTGCTGATATGGATTCTACTTCATCTGCATGAATTTTAGCCTTAAATCCAGCTTTCTTTCCTGCTTCTAAAATTTTTCTTGCTTCCTCAACCGAAAATACACCTTTTTCGCAAAAACAATCAATAAATTCTGCTAGATTTTGTTCTTTAACATAGGGAATTACCTTATTTATTATAAGGTCTATGTATCCATCCCTGTTATCTTTAAATTCCTCTGGAACTGCATGGGCACCTAAATAAGTAGAAACTATGCTAATTGGATGCTGTTCATTTAAGTTTTTATTTACATTTAGCATTTTTATTTCATTCTCAAAATCAAGTCCATAACCTGACTTACTTTCAACAGTAGTTGTTCCGTGTAAGAGCATTAAGTCCAATCTACTTTTAGTTTCACTTTCGATATCCTTAATGGAAGTATTTCTAACACTGTTTACAGTGCTTAATATTCCACCTCCAGCTTTAAGTATATCTATATACTTTACATTCTTAAGTTTTAAAGATAGCTCAAATTCTCTGGATCCTGCATATACTACATGGGTATGGCTGTCTACAAGTCCTGGAGTCACTGTTTTACCCTTACCATCTATTACAACTTCATAGTCATTTAAATACTTTTTGTATCCATCTCCACTGCCAACATCTACTATTGTATCATTTTCTGTAATTATATATCCATTTTTAATTACTTGTGCATCTTTCAATTTTTCCTTTGTTTTTGGATAACTGCCAGCACAAGTTACCAGGCAGTCTATATTTTTAATTATCATTCTAATTCCTCCCCAAATAAAAATTTAATTAATATGCTAAGTTCCTATATGTAATTTCTAATTTTAAAAAATTTAATGGAAATTGGAACAAGGCAAGCAGTCTCCACCCCTAGGTAAAATTCCAATTTTAAAATTAGGATTTTCCTTTAAAGCATAATCAACAGCTTTTTGAAGGGTTTCAAATTTCTTATAACCAAGAATTGAAATTTCTTCATCAGATAGTCCTTCTGTTACAATAAGTACTTTAGCTTTTTCTCTAATTCGTGCATTGGACATGGCAATATCTGCTGCTACTAAATCACAAGTTTCGTCTTCCAATGAAGTTTTTCTGGCAATAATTTCTGCTTCTTTATAAGAAACCTTTGCCCATTCTCTCAATTTGGGATGATTATGTTCCATACCTTCATAACATGGTGCAGCAAAAATAATATATCCTCCCTGTTTGACACAAAAATATGCAGATACCAACCCTTTTTCAGCTTGCCAGTAATCAATATCACAAGGACTTGAGCTTACTACCACAATATCAGCTAATTCTGAAATTTTAGTACCATAAACTTCTGCTGATAGCTTTACTCCTTCCCTATGTGCTTTTACAAAGTCTCCAGTAAAGATATCAACTATTTCTCCTTCTGGTGTCATAACTACATTGACAATAAAATTTAATCCTACTTTTCTT
The genomic region above belongs to Clostridium sp. AWRP and contains:
- a CDS encoding cyclodeaminase/cyclohydrolase family protein, with the protein product MLQDLKLKDFIEELGSNSPAPGGGSIAALSASMAGALASMVFNLTIGKKEYLEYDDSIKKNIDTSLEEVTLCKKDFLNFMEKDTDAFLSVMKAYKMPKKTEEEIKVRKEAIKKGNENAQNIPFEVAKSAYKLYSYIEIAVNYGNKNAISDAGVAASLTETAIEGALLNVKINIQGIKDEVYKKKMMDECSKLLKKSTGKKKEIMEIIDEKLK
- the hutI gene encoding imidazolonepropionase encodes the protein MIIKNIDCLVTCAGSYPKTKEKLKDAQVIKNGYIITENDTIVDVGSGDGYKKYLNDYEVVIDGKGKTVTPGLVDSHTHVVYAGSREFELSLKLKNVKYIDILKAGGGILSTVNSVRNTSIKDIESETKSRLDLMLLHGTTTVESKSGYGLDFENEIKMLNVNKNLNEQHPISIVSTYLGAHAVPEEFKDNRDGYIDLIINKVIPYVKEQNLAEFIDCFCEKGVFSVEEARKILEAGKKAGFKAKIHADEVESISAAELAGEIKAVSAEHLVSASDEGIKSLADNKVVAVLLPTTSFYLMLNKFARARKMIEEGVIVALATDCNPGTSPTESLQSTMTFACFGLKMLPEEIINAMTINAATAISREKEIGSIEKGKKADISIFNAKNLDYLIYHFGVNAVDTVVKNGTVVVKNGQLVY